DNA sequence from the bacterium genome:
GTCTTCTTGAACTATGCTTCCGGTAATGTGATTGCTAACCTCCGTACGAGGCTTATTGAAGGTAAGGGTAGAGTTGTTAACTCACCAATTGTTACCACAATGAATAACGTGCCAGCAGTCATTCAGGAAGAGTTAAGCCTTACCTACTTTGTCAATCAGTCAACGATTACCGGCACCGGTAACCAAATAGCCTTCCCAACACCCATTCAAATCCCGGTAACGACCTCTTTGCAGGTCACCCCGCGAATAAATGCGGACGGAACAGTTACTTTGATGCTTGCGCCGCAGATATCTGATCTCGGTCAACTTCGCAAGAGCCCTGATGGTACTGAAATTCCGGATACAGTAACCCAGTATGTTCAGTGCTTGCGAACTATAAAATCAGGCGAGACGATGGTGCTCGGCGGTTTGACAAGAAAGACTGAAACGAGCAGTGTTAACAAGGTTCCCATTCTTGCTGATCTCCCGATTATCGGGTCGCTCTTCCGCAGTAAATCCTCCACTCGTGAGGACAGCGAGTTGTTAATCTTCGTAACACCAGTTGTGCTACCTGATCCCGATACAGGTAATCAGGTAAGTATAGAGCCTTAATCTAGTTGACAATTAGATTGCGATAATAACAAGCGGCGTCGAAAGGCGCTGCTTTTATATTTTGGGAGTTAGGAAAATCAAAAGATTAAATCACAGCCTCGGCGGCTGGGAGAGCGGATTCGGAATTGTCCGGCCAACGAATAACAAGACAGCCGTCTTCTCTAATACCCTGTGCAATACCGGAACGGCCATCAGGGGAGCGATAAAACTTACCCTTAGTCGCATCACGTGTACGCCATAGAGTAGCGAGAGCGATTGGATTGCTAATCAGTAAGGGGTACAGACTATGGAACCTATCCCAGATATTTGAAGCAAATTCGGAGATGGAGCTATCAGAATTAGATAAGCGTTTTATGGAAGTGGCGCTATCGTTTAAGGGTGGCGTGAAGATTGTTTGATTAACGTTTAACCCAACTCCAATAATTGGAACTTTCCCTTGTGTCGGAGCTTCGGGAAGTTCAAGCAATAGGCCTGCAACTTTTTTATCCTCTATCAGGATATCGTTTGGCCAGCGGAGCTTCGGGTATGTTGATAGGCCAAGTTCAACCAATCTCTCTTCAACAACTTCGCAAACAGCTAGTGCCATGATAAGGCCAAGTTCCCATGGAGGTTCAGGAACTGGAATATCCCAGAGGATGTAGGTGATAAGTAAGTTTTCGCACTCACAAGACTCCCAAATTTTTCCCCAACGCCCACGTCCCTCCGTTTGAAAATCAGCTTGTACTGCGTCTACACGGCGTTCTCCGGCACTTACATGGGCTGTCGCCACTGTCTGTGTTGAATTGACTGATACATGACGTTCTACGCGAATGTGGCTCATATAGCAATTATATTATGTGGCACTCAAAACGCATTGGTAAAATGGGAGCGGAGTGAGTGAGCGCTCCGACCGAAATCCTGTCGACACCGGTTAAGGCAATTTCACGCACCGTACCTAAATTTACACCACCTGATGCTTCAAGAAGCGCCTTACCGTCAGCCATTTTGACCGCACTTTCTAACATTTGAGTGGACATATTATCAAGCAGAATAATATCAGCTCCGCATTTAAGAGCTTCTTCGACTTGTGCCAAGCTATCGCATTCAACTTCGACTTGTAGTTGATGGGCGTCTATTCTTACGCGTTCGATGGCTTGCTCGACGCCTCCAGCGAGCGCGATGTGGTTGTCCTTAATTAGGACAGCGTCGTACAAACCGAAGCGATGATTACTTCCACCACCCACTCGAACCGCATATTTTTCCAATACTCGTAAGCCGGGGGTTGTCTTTCTGGTATCGAAAATCCGTGCTTCAGTGCCCTCAATAAGGCATGTAAATTTATTGGTTAGTGAAGCAATCCCTGATAAATGCTGTAAGAAGTTGAGAGCGACTCTTTCGCCAGTCAGAAGAGCTTGAGCGGAACCTGTAAGTTGGGCTGCAATCAGCCCTTTGGTGATTGTCTGACCTTCGTAAAAGGAATCATTTGCATGGCAATTGGGATCAAGCTGCCGAAAGACTTCAAGCGCTACCGGCCATCCTGCAAGGATCCCCTCACCCTCCGCAACAAACTTACCGCAGGCCATAAGATTGGAATCGACAGTCGACAGGGTCGTAACATCCCCCGATCCCACATCTTCAGCAAGAGAACGGCGCACGATATCGGAAACGGTAGTGAAGTCAAGCATAGGAATATCAGTACTCATTAGTACCCATTGTACCCAAGCAGTCGAAGAAGGTTCCGCGTATATAAGCGACCTGTCATTGAAGGTTATATCTTACAGATGTTAATGAAAGAGAAAAGGTTATGTCATTAAGCGCTGACAGCGATTTCTTCCAATAACTTAGCTTCATCTTCAGCTTTGAGGCGTACGTAACGCTCGATGAGTTCAGGAAAAGCAATTCCAAGGACAAGGCATGTTGTATAAGGAGACAAATAGAAATTGCCTTGTACCATGCTGCCCAATGTCATAGCCAGGACAAAGGCAATGGAAGCCCAGCATGCTCCTATGACTATTCCGCTCTTAGACTTTCTCATTAATAGAAATGGTTGTAGAAAAGCGGCTAAGATAACAAACAAAAGGGCTAGTACCTGAATAATCCCCCCCTTAAGGGCGTGGAACATCCATGAGTTGTGGGTGTAATAAAGCGAACTGATGTGCATGCCAGTGCTATAAGTAGAACCACCAGCTCGTCCGCCGTAAGCTTTACCATAACCATATCCGAGTATAGGGTCTGTCAACCAGGCCACTTTTGCTATATCAATTTCTATTAAGCGATCCTTTATACCTCCTTTGATAAACTGTTCTCTTTCGAAGGTTTGGCT
Encoded proteins:
- a CDS encoding biotin--[acetyl-CoA-carboxylase] ligase, whose protein sequence is MSHIRVERHVSVNSTQTVATAHVSAGERRVDAVQADFQTEGRGRWGKIWESCECENLLITYILWDIPVPEPPWELGLIMALAVCEVVEERLVELGLSTYPKLRWPNDILIEDKKVAGLLLELPEAPTQGKVPIIGVGLNVNQTIFTPPLNDSATSIKRLSNSDSSISEFASNIWDRFHSLYPLLISNPIALATLWRTRDATKGKFYRSPDGRSGIAQGIREDGCLVIRWPDNSESALPAAEAVI
- the nadC gene encoding carboxylating nicotinate-nucleotide diphosphorylase, giving the protein MSTDIPMLDFTTVSDIVRRSLAEDVGSGDVTTLSTVDSNLMACGKFVAEGEGILAGWPVALEVFRQLDPNCHANDSFYEGQTITKGLIAAQLTGSAQALLTGERVALNFLQHLSGIASLTNKFTCLIEGTEARIFDTRKTTPGLRVLEKYAVRVGGGSNHRFGLYDAVLIKDNHIALAGGVEQAIERVRIDAHQLQVEVECDSLAQVEEALKCGADIILLDNMSTQMLESAVKMADGKALLEASGGVNLGTVREIALTGVDRISVGALTHSAPILPMRFECHII